In the Candidatus Abyssobacteria bacterium SURF_5 genome, one interval contains:
- a CDS encoding molybdopterin dinucleotide-binding protein, giving the protein MSDWKKTTCVLCAVNCGLEVQTDGNLISNVRPDKESPRSQGYACRKGLSIAHFQNNTQRLKRPLKRVSGSFEEISWEQAIDEISAKLEQLIARHGPKCLAYMGGGGQGCHFEAAFGTRLLRGLGSRYHYSALAQELTGFFYVQGEAYGRQYIHPFPDIEKTDILVLWGSNAWRSHGMNRARPELMRMAKDPNKLLIVIDPCKTDTAARANIHLAPRPGTDTLLLKAMIAILLDDRIYDEEFVQDHAAGFGEILRLFGKFDITAALEVCGLDEDKVRHLVHLLAGNTCSFRSDLGLLMGRNSTLNSYFEMILLSLLGVLGRRGGNVFLGHMVPLGTHTPVESPDNWRTVATNFPAIMGVYPPNVMPEEILSEDPERLRAVIVSGSNPLRMYADTSAYELAFKHLDLLVTVEVAMTETAALSHYVLPAKSAYEKWDGSFFSWKFPEYYFHLRRPVCAPLGEPKEEAEIYTRLADSLGLIPQIPPELERAAAGDRADFAGALMNFLAENPKSAEMLPFILAKTLGKTLGSAALSLLWGILFRHCQSGSIGLERAGYKLSPNLANQLFDNLMQTPGDLLISVQDVETNLLSSIRTSDKKVHLHIPALDEWVERITPEIERNALQNSEFPLVLAAGERTDFNANSLMRNPEWTGGVRACTVKIHQEDAERLGLRTGAPATVETAAGKIVLPVEISDVPHPGMAIIPHGFGLDYEGSVDGANVNYLAPARNRDPVAGTPLHKYIPCRISAG; this is encoded by the coding sequence ATGAGTGATTGGAAGAAAACCACCTGCGTTCTATGCGCGGTAAACTGCGGACTGGAAGTGCAAACAGACGGGAACCTCATCAGCAATGTCCGTCCCGATAAAGAGTCGCCCCGCAGCCAGGGCTATGCCTGCCGAAAGGGGCTATCGATCGCGCACTTCCAAAATAACACTCAGCGGCTGAAGCGTCCTTTGAAACGAGTGAGCGGTTCTTTCGAGGAGATCAGTTGGGAGCAGGCGATCGATGAAATATCGGCGAAGCTCGAGCAATTAATCGCTCGTCACGGGCCCAAGTGCCTGGCTTATATGGGGGGCGGGGGACAGGGATGCCATTTCGAGGCAGCCTTTGGAACGCGCCTGCTCCGGGGGCTGGGTTCTCGCTATCACTATTCCGCTCTCGCCCAGGAATTGACCGGCTTCTTTTATGTGCAGGGTGAGGCATATGGCCGGCAGTACATCCATCCGTTTCCTGATATTGAGAAAACGGATATTCTCGTACTCTGGGGCAGCAATGCATGGCGCAGTCACGGCATGAACCGCGCGCGGCCGGAGCTCATGCGGATGGCTAAAGATCCTAATAAGTTACTGATTGTAATCGATCCCTGCAAGACCGATACCGCCGCCCGAGCCAATATTCACCTGGCCCCCCGGCCGGGGACGGACACCCTGCTGCTGAAGGCAATGATAGCCATTCTTCTTGACGACAGGATCTATGATGAGGAATTTGTGCAGGATCATGCAGCCGGATTCGGCGAAATCCTGCGCTTGTTCGGGAAATTTGATATTACCGCAGCGCTCGAAGTGTGCGGGCTTGATGAAGACAAGGTTCGCCATCTCGTTCATCTTCTGGCGGGCAACACGTGCAGCTTCCGATCGGATCTGGGTCTGCTCATGGGCCGCAATAGCACCCTCAATTCCTATTTCGAAATGATCTTGCTGAGCCTGCTGGGAGTGCTCGGACGACGCGGCGGAAACGTTTTCCTGGGACACATGGTTCCTCTGGGGACACACACTCCTGTTGAGAGTCCCGACAATTGGCGGACGGTAGCGACCAATTTTCCTGCGATAATGGGTGTTTATCCTCCGAACGTAATGCCGGAGGAAATTCTGAGTGAGGATCCCGAGCGGCTTCGAGCGGTAATCGTCAGCGGCTCCAATCCGCTGCGAATGTATGCCGATACCAGCGCCTATGAGCTAGCTTTCAAACATCTTGATCTGCTAGTGACAGTCGAAGTGGCGATGACCGAAACCGCCGCCCTTTCGCATTACGTACTGCCAGCCAAATCAGCGTATGAGAAATGGGACGGCTCGTTCTTTTCCTGGAAATTTCCCGAATACTATTTTCATTTGCGGCGGCCTGTCTGCGCGCCGCTTGGCGAGCCGAAAGAGGAGGCGGAAATCTATACTCGACTCGCGGATTCGCTGGGATTGATCCCGCAGATTCCTCCCGAACTGGAACGGGCTGCGGCCGGCGATCGAGCCGATTTCGCTGGGGCCTTGATGAACTTCCTGGCGGAGAATCCGAAATCCGCCGAGATGCTGCCGTTTATCCTTGCAAAAACGCTGGGAAAAACACTCGGTTCAGCGGCACTATCGCTCCTGTGGGGGATCCTCTTCCGACATTGCCAGAGCGGGTCGATCGGGCTCGAGAGGGCGGGCTATAAGCTTTCGCCGAATCTTGCCAACCAGCTCTTTGACAACCTGATGCAAACGCCCGGCGACCTTCTCATTTCCGTGCAGGATGTCGAGACCAATCTTCTCAGCAGCATAAGAACGAGCGACAAGAAAGTTCACCTTCATATTCCGGCGCTCGACGAGTGGGTTGAACGGATAACGCCCGAGATTGAGCGGAATGCGCTGCAGAATTCGGAATTTCCCTTGGTCCTGGCGGCGGGCGAACGAACAGATTTCAATGCGAACTCGCTCATGCGGAACCCCGAATGGACCGGCGGGGTGCGGGCTTGCACGGTCAAAATTCATCAAGAGGACGCAGAGCGGCTTGGGTTGCGGACCGGCGCACCGGCAACTGTTGAAACGGCCGCGGGGAAAATCGTTTTGCCGGTGGAGATCTCCGATGTCCCACATCCCGGAATGGCGATCATCCCGCACGGCTTCGGGCTTGATTATGAGGGAAGCGTTGACGGCGCCAACGTGAATTACCTCGCTCCGGCTCGGAATCGCGATCCCGTTGCGGGGACGCCTCTGCATAAGTATATACCGTGTAGAATATCGGCTGGATGA